One segment of Panicum virgatum strain AP13 chromosome 3K, P.virgatum_v5, whole genome shotgun sequence DNA contains the following:
- the LOC120698470 gene encoding GPI transamidase component PIG-T-like isoform X1, producing MVPPSPPPASILFTRLVLLFLLAAAAWASAVPPEEFTEELLLRPLPDRKALSHFYFRSFAPPAASVGRHHHLFPKAISQLVKKYHISELELSFTQGRWNYEQWGGFDPMSTSNAKPPGVELWAVFDLPLSEIDATWKNLTHTLSGLFCASINFLESTSFSAPRWGFKSNEGNLRYGALPREAVCTENLTPWLKLLPCRDKAGIASLLYRPSIYKGYYHSQKLKLRSSQSLGIILDQTLTVVLQPNTINGKQLHSSHGQLQPSWSMRHLFNRKLSGKCLVSKSSRIFIEVDKGIVDKINKSGSDLSWNNEFFVLSNGPDRLIKDLNDLEVQSSSIYEYDVSNYSEEKPFDVGITWKLPLTWSCTPSPFHVSRFLMGSGNERGSIALSFTSTNLHKKIFGSPNDCSIKAIIFQIVPWYVKVYYHSLEIFIDGNRKTVSDVVDKIHVTPSEDKLLPGTLEMLLRFPCSMQSATLTLDFDKGFLHIDEYPPDANQGFDIPSALVSFPEFNSARNFPETDPLLGSPLLENFQVSVKSYTEVLLVPLTTPDFSMPYNVITFTCTILALYFGSLLNALRRRIGEEERELKKTATMHGLIPLLLAKLRGQKVDAALSGSSPESTGSKKLLFKVVFVAVAAVLFHYFSNNS from the exons ATGGTGCCGCCGTCTCCACCTCCAGCGTCAATCCTCTTCACgcgcctcgtcctcctcttccttcttgccgccgccgcgtgggcTTCAGCGGTGCCGCCCGAGGAGTTCACGGAGGAGCTGCTCCTGCGGCCGCTCCCCGACCGCAAGGCACTGTCCCACTTTTACTTCCGCTCCTTCGCACCCCCAGCTGCCTCTGTCGGGCGGCACCACCACCTCTTCCCCAAGGCCATCTCCCAGCTG GTCAAAAAATATCATATTAGTGAGTTGGAGCTATCTTTCACCCAGGGAAGATGGAACTATgagcaatggggtggatttgatCCTATGTCAACAAGTAATGCAAAGCCTCCTGGTGTTGAGCTATGGGCAGTTTTTGATCTTCCTTTGTCTGAGATTGATGCAACATGGAAGAATCTGACCCATACACTATCTGGCCTGTTTTGTGCATCCATCAACTTTTTAGAGTCCACTTCATTTTCTGCTCCTCGTTGGGGATTTAAATCAAATGAAGGCAATTTGCGATATGGTGCATTGCCTCGTGAAGCAGTATGCACTGAGAATCTGACACCTTGGCTGAAACTTCTTCCATGTCGCGACAAAGCTGGGATAGCTTCTTTGTTGTATAGACCTTCAATTTACAAAGGATATTACCATTCCCAGAAACTGAAACTAAGATCATCCCAGTCACTTGGTATTATTCTTGATCAAACACTGACTGTCGTACTGCAACCAAATACTATTAATGGTAAACAGCTACATTCTAGTCACGGACAACTTCAGCCCAGCTGGTCCATGAGACATCTTTTCAACAGAAAGCTGTCAGGGAAATGCCTTGTTTCTAAATCCAGCAGAATATTCATAGAGGTTGATAAAGGTATTGTTGACAAAATTAACAAATCTGGAAGTGATCTTTCTTGGAATAATGAATTCTTTGTATTGTCCAATGGTCCGGATAGGTTGATCAAAGACCTAAATGACTTGGAAGTTCAATCTTCTTCTATATACGAGTATGATGTTAGTAACTACAGTGAGGAAAAGCCTTTTGATGTGGGCATAACTTGGAAGCTTCCCCTGACATGGTCTTGCACCCCCTCACCTTTTCATGTAAGCAGATTTCTTATGGGTAGTGGAAATGAAAGAGGGTCGATTGCTCTGTCCTTTACATCCACTAATCTTCATAAGAAGATATTTGGCAGCCCAAATGATTGCTCAATAAAGGCAATCATTTTCCAGATTGTTCCATGGTATGTTAAGGTCTATTATCACAGCCTAGAAATATTTATAGATGGGAACAGGAAGACTGTATCAGATGTAGTCGACAAGATTCATGTCACTCCTTCAGAAGACAAGCTTTTGCCTGGTACTCTGGAGATGCTACTAAGATTCCCTTGCAGTATGCAGTCAGCTACTCTGACATTGGATTTTGACAAG GGATTCCTGCATATAGATGAATATCCTCCTGATGCTAATCAAGGATTTGACATTCCATCAGCTTTGGTTAGCTTTCCTGAGTTCAACTCTGCTAGAAATTTTCCTGAAACTGATCCATTACTTGGATCTCCTTTACTAGAAAATTTCCAG GTTTCTGTGAAGTCATATACGGAAGTGTTGCTCGTTCCCCTGACAACTCCTGATTTCAGCATGCCATACAATGTTATCACCTTCACCTGCACTATTTTAGCTCTTTATTTTGGCTCATTATTGAATGCTTTGAGACGAAGGATTggcgaggaagagagagagttGAAGAAAACAG CCACAATGCACGGGCTCATCCCTCTGTTGCTAGCTAAGCTAAGGGGGCAAAAGGTTGATGCAGCGTTGTCAGGGTCTTCACCTGAATCGACTGGATCAAAAAAGCTGCTATTCAAGGTAGTATTTGTTGCGGTAGCTGCAGTTCTGTTTCACTATTTCTCAAACAACAGTTGA
- the LOC120698470 gene encoding GPI transamidase component PIG-T-like isoform X2: protein MSTSNAKPPGVELWAVFDLPLSEIDATWKNLTHTLSGLFCASINFLESTSFSAPRWGFKSNEGNLRYGALPREAVCTENLTPWLKLLPCRDKAGIASLLYRPSIYKGYYHSQKLKLRSSQSLGIILDQTLTVVLQPNTINGKQLHSSHGQLQPSWSMRHLFNRKLSGKCLVSKSSRIFIEVDKGIVDKINKSGSDLSWNNEFFVLSNGPDRLIKDLNDLEVQSSSIYEYDVSNYSEEKPFDVGITWKLPLTWSCTPSPFHVSRFLMGSGNERGSIALSFTSTNLHKKIFGSPNDCSIKAIIFQIVPWYVKVYYHSLEIFIDGNRKTVSDVVDKIHVTPSEDKLLPGTLEMLLRFPCSMQSATLTLDFDKGFLHIDEYPPDANQGFDIPSALVSFPEFNSARNFPETDPLLGSPLLENFQVSVKSYTEVLLVPLTTPDFSMPYNVITFTCTILALYFGSLLNALRRRIGEEERELKKTATMHGLIPLLLAKLRGQKVDAALSGSSPESTGSKKLLFKVVFVAVAAVLFHYFSNNS, encoded by the exons ATGTCAACAAGTAATGCAAAGCCTCCTGGTGTTGAGCTATGGGCAGTTTTTGATCTTCCTTTGTCTGAGATTGATGCAACATGGAAGAATCTGACCCATACACTATCTGGCCTGTTTTGTGCATCCATCAACTTTTTAGAGTCCACTTCATTTTCTGCTCCTCGTTGGGGATTTAAATCAAATGAAGGCAATTTGCGATATGGTGCATTGCCTCGTGAAGCAGTATGCACTGAGAATCTGACACCTTGGCTGAAACTTCTTCCATGTCGCGACAAAGCTGGGATAGCTTCTTTGTTGTATAGACCTTCAATTTACAAAGGATATTACCATTCCCAGAAACTGAAACTAAGATCATCCCAGTCACTTGGTATTATTCTTGATCAAACACTGACTGTCGTACTGCAACCAAATACTATTAATGGTAAACAGCTACATTCTAGTCACGGACAACTTCAGCCCAGCTGGTCCATGAGACATCTTTTCAACAGAAAGCTGTCAGGGAAATGCCTTGTTTCTAAATCCAGCAGAATATTCATAGAGGTTGATAAAGGTATTGTTGACAAAATTAACAAATCTGGAAGTGATCTTTCTTGGAATAATGAATTCTTTGTATTGTCCAATGGTCCGGATAGGTTGATCAAAGACCTAAATGACTTGGAAGTTCAATCTTCTTCTATATACGAGTATGATGTTAGTAACTACAGTGAGGAAAAGCCTTTTGATGTGGGCATAACTTGGAAGCTTCCCCTGACATGGTCTTGCACCCCCTCACCTTTTCATGTAAGCAGATTTCTTATGGGTAGTGGAAATGAAAGAGGGTCGATTGCTCTGTCCTTTACATCCACTAATCTTCATAAGAAGATATTTGGCAGCCCAAATGATTGCTCAATAAAGGCAATCATTTTCCAGATTGTTCCATGGTATGTTAAGGTCTATTATCACAGCCTAGAAATATTTATAGATGGGAACAGGAAGACTGTATCAGATGTAGTCGACAAGATTCATGTCACTCCTTCAGAAGACAAGCTTTTGCCTGGTACTCTGGAGATGCTACTAAGATTCCCTTGCAGTATGCAGTCAGCTACTCTGACATTGGATTTTGACAAG GGATTCCTGCATATAGATGAATATCCTCCTGATGCTAATCAAGGATTTGACATTCCATCAGCTTTGGTTAGCTTTCCTGAGTTCAACTCTGCTAGAAATTTTCCTGAAACTGATCCATTACTTGGATCTCCTTTACTAGAAAATTTCCAG GTTTCTGTGAAGTCATATACGGAAGTGTTGCTCGTTCCCCTGACAACTCCTGATTTCAGCATGCCATACAATGTTATCACCTTCACCTGCACTATTTTAGCTCTTTATTTTGGCTCATTATTGAATGCTTTGAGACGAAGGATTggcgaggaagagagagagttGAAGAAAACAG CCACAATGCACGGGCTCATCCCTCTGTTGCTAGCTAAGCTAAGGGGGCAAAAGGTTGATGCAGCGTTGTCAGGGTCTTCACCTGAATCGACTGGATCAAAAAAGCTGCTATTCAAGGTAGTATTTGTTGCGGTAGCTGCAGTTCTGTTTCACTATTTCTCAAACAACAGTTGA
- the LOC120698472 gene encoding probable protein phosphatase 2C 49 has protein sequence MAEICCDDAKLASASAVTALARRRPRVELGVAGSGACRPTPGAAAASDEGGSGGQGKRRRVACAAPGRSSRGLGSMCWPAYGVTSVRGLRREMEDAVSIRPDFLHGGGGASSSGKHHFFGVFDGHGCCHVARLCQDRMHELVAEEYNKAGSGEGATAAAEPAWKEVMERGFARMDDEAASWAATRSGNDLACRCELQKPARCDHAGSTALVAVVGPTSVVVASAGDSRAVLSRGGVPVPLSVDHKPDRPDELERIQAAGGRVIFWDGARVLGVLAMSRAIGDGYLKPFVTAEPEVTVAERTDEDECLILASDGLWDVVTNEMACEVVRACFRSNGPPSPGARPSGVGRADSDRACSDAALLLAKLALARRSSDNVSVVVVDLRRGS, from the exons ATGGCCGAGATTTGCTGCGACGATGCCAAGTTGGCTTCTGCGTCGGCCGTCACGGCGCTCGCCAGGCGCCGGCCCAGGGTGGAGCTGGGCGTGGCCGGGTCCGGGGCGTGCCGCCCCACGCCGGGCGCGGCTGCGGCCTCGGACgagggtggcagcggcggccaagGCAAGCGGCGGAGGGTGGCGTGCGCGGCGCCCGGCCGCTCGAGCCGGGGGCTCGGGTCGATGTGCTGGCCGGCGTACGGCGTCACCTCCGTCCGCGGCCTCCGGCGCGAGATGGAGGACGCCGTGTCCATCAGGCCGGACTTCCtgcacggcggtggcggcgcctcctcctccggcaaGCACCATTTCTTCGGCGTCTTTGACGGCCACGGCTGCTGCCAT GTCGCCAGGTTGTGCCAGGACAGGATGCACGAGCTGGTCGCGGAGGAGTACAACAAGGCGGGCTCCGGCGAGGGTGcaaccgcggcggcggagccggcgTGGAAAGAGGTGATGGAAAGGGGGTTCGCGCGGATGGATGACGAGGCCGCGAGCTGGGCCGCGACCCGCAGCGGCAACGACCTCGCCTGCCGCTGCGAGCTGCAGAAGCCGGCGCGGTGCGACCACGCGGGCTCCACCgccctcgtcgccgtcgtcggcccCACCAGCGTAGTCGTCGCTAGCGCCGGCGACTCCCGCGCCGTCctctcccgcggcggcgtccccgtCCCCTTATCCGTCGACCACAAA CCTGACCGGCCCGACGAGCTGGAGCGCATCCAGGCAGCAGGTGGCCGCGTCATCTTCTGGGACGGCGCCAGGGTGCTCGGCGTCctcgccatgtctcgagccatCG GGGACGGCTACCTGAAGCCGTTCGTGACGGCGGAGCCGGAGGTgacggtggcggagcgcaccgaCGAGGACGAATGCCTGATCCTGGCGAGCGACGGGCTGTGGGACGTGGTGACCAACGAGATGGCGTGCGAGGTCGTCCGGGCGTGCTTCCGGAGCAACGGCCCGCCGTCGCCTGGCGCGCGGCCGAGCGGGGTGGGCAGGGCCGACTCCGACCGGGCGTGCTCCGACGCGGCCCTGCTGCTCGCGAAGCTCGCGCTCGCGCGCCGGAGCTCGGACAACGtcagcgtcgtcgtcgtcgacctcCGGCGGGGGTCCTGA
- the LOC120698473 gene encoding uncharacterized protein LOC120698473, protein MSPLAPPSSEPEPPFRPREKIQEKQRYFQSVHKPTYLKGRYDAITSVAIPLALAVSSMYLVGRGIYNMSHGIGKE, encoded by the exons AtgtcgccgctggcgccgccgtcgtcggagCCGGAGCCGCCGTTCCGGCCGCGGGAGAAGATCCAGGAGAAGCAGAGGTACTTCCAGAGCGTCCACAAGCCGACGTACCTCAAGGGCCGCTACGACGCCATCACCTCCGTCGCCATCccgctcgccctcgccgtcTCCAGCATGTACCTCGTC GGGCGCGGGATCTACAACATGTCCCACGGCATCGGGAAGGAGTGA